The Corynebacterium vitaeruminis DSM 20294 genome window below encodes:
- a CDS encoding L-lactate dehydrogenase, with protein MKEIVGNKVVLIGAGDVGVAYAFALVNQGTVDHLAIIDIDEKKLEGNVKDLNHGVVWAASRTKVTKGTYEDCRDAAMVVICAGAAQKPGETRLQLVGKNMKIMKSIVDEVMANGFDGIFLVASNPVDILTYAVWQYSGLDWHRVIGSGTVLDSARFRYMLGERFKVAPSSIHAYIIGEHGDTELPVLSSATVAGISMRKQLERDPNLEGEMEKIFEDTRDAAYKIIEEKGSTSYGIGMGLARLTRAVIHNQEVALPCSALLEGQYGQDNIYIGTPAVINRGGINRVIELELSDSEMQRFTKSAETLRAIQEEFFPAR; from the coding sequence ATGAAGGAAATCGTCGGAAACAAGGTCGTTCTCATTGGCGCTGGCGACGTCGGAGTCGCCTACGCATTCGCACTGGTCAACCAGGGAACCGTTGACCACCTGGCCATCATCGACATCGACGAGAAGAAGCTCGAGGGCAACGTCAAGGACCTCAACCACGGCGTCGTGTGGGCCGCCAGCCGCACCAAGGTCACCAAGGGCACCTACGAGGACTGCCGCGACGCCGCCATGGTCGTCATCTGCGCGGGCGCCGCTCAGAAGCCGGGCGAGACCCGCCTGCAGCTCGTGGGCAAGAACATGAAGATCATGAAGTCCATCGTCGACGAGGTCATGGCCAACGGCTTCGACGGCATCTTCCTAGTCGCCTCCAACCCGGTCGACATCCTGACCTACGCCGTCTGGCAGTACTCCGGCCTGGATTGGCACCGCGTCATCGGCTCCGGCACGGTCCTCGACTCCGCACGCTTCCGCTACATGCTCGGCGAGCGCTTCAAGGTCGCCCCTTCCTCCATCCACGCCTACATCATCGGCGAGCACGGCGACACCGAGCTCCCCGTCCTCTCCTCCGCCACCGTCGCCGGCATCTCCATGCGCAAGCAGCTCGAGCGCGACCCGAACCTCGAGGGCGAGATGGAGAAGATCTTCGAGGACACCCGCGACGCCGCCTACAAGATCATCGAGGAGAAGGGCTCCACCTCCTACGGCATCGGCATGGGCCTGGCCCGCCTCACCCGCGCCGTCATCCACAACCAGGAGGTCGCACTGCCTTGCTCCGCACTCCTCGAGGGACAGTACGGCCAGGACAATATCTACATCGGCACCCCGGCCGTGATTAACCGCGGCGGCATCAACCGCGTCATCGAGCTGGAGCTTTCCGACTCCGAGATGCAGCGCTTCACCAAGTCCGCCGAGACCCTCCGCGCCATCCAGGAAGAGTTCTTCCCGGCCAGGTAG
- a CDS encoding aspartate-semialdehyde dehydrogenase, translated as MTTVAVVGATGQVGRVMRDLLEQRNFPCTNVRFFASARSAGSTLSFRGEEIVVEDLAKQTEETLKGIDLALFSAGGGTSKQYAPLFAAAGVKVVDNSSAWRKDDEVPLIVSEVNPEAREGLVKGIIANPNCTTMSIMPVMKALHDVAGLNKMHVASYQAVSGSGLAGVETLIKQVAEIGDRAIELVHDGSVMAPAELGPYVAPIAYNALPFAGNLVDDGTEETDEEQKLRNESRKILGLPDLKVAGTCVRVPVFTGHTMVVHAEFDKAITPDEAREILGKAAGVKVVDVPTPLAAAGHDESLVGRIRQDQTVDDNKGLVLVVSGDNLRKGAALNAIQIAELFV; from the coding sequence ATGACGACTGTCGCTGTAGTTGGAGCCACCGGACAGGTCGGTCGCGTCATGCGCGACCTGCTCGAGCAGCGCAACTTCCCGTGCACCAACGTCCGTTTCTTCGCCTCCGCCCGTTCCGCAGGCTCGACTCTGTCCTTCCGTGGCGAGGAGATCGTCGTCGAGGATCTGGCGAAGCAGACCGAAGAGACCCTCAAGGGTATCGATCTGGCGCTGTTCTCCGCGGGTGGCGGCACGTCCAAGCAGTACGCCCCGCTGTTCGCCGCGGCTGGCGTGAAGGTCGTTGACAACTCTTCCGCGTGGCGCAAGGATGACGAGGTCCCGCTGATCGTCTCCGAGGTGAACCCGGAGGCCCGCGAGGGGCTGGTCAAGGGCATCATCGCCAACCCGAACTGCACCACCATGTCCATCATGCCGGTCATGAAGGCCCTGCACGACGTCGCCGGGCTGAACAAGATGCACGTCGCCTCCTACCAGGCCGTCTCCGGCTCCGGCCTGGCCGGCGTGGAGACCCTGATCAAGCAGGTCGCCGAGATCGGTGACCGTGCCATCGAGCTGGTCCACGACGGATCCGTCATGGCCCCGGCGGAGCTCGGCCCCTACGTCGCCCCGATCGCCTACAACGCGCTGCCGTTCGCCGGCAACCTCGTTGACGACGGCACCGAGGAGACCGACGAGGAACAGAAGCTGCGCAACGAGTCCCGCAAGATCCTGGGCCTGCCGGACCTGAAGGTCGCTGGCACCTGCGTGCGCGTCCCGGTCTTCACCGGCCACACCATGGTCGTCCACGCCGAGTTCGACAAGGCCATCACCCCGGACGAGGCTCGCGAGATCCTCGGCAAGGCCGCGGGTGTCAAGGTTGTCGACGTGCCCACCCCTCTGGCCGCCGCAGGCCACGACGAGTCACTGGTTGGGCGCATCCGCCAGGACCAGACGGTGGACGACAACAAGGGCCTCGTGCTGGTCGTCTCCGGCGACAACCTGCGCAAGGGGGCCGCGCTCAACGCCATCCAGATCGCTGAGCTGTTCGTCTAG
- the leuA gene encoding 2-isopropylmalate synthase, whose protein sequence is MSPSDAFISAPADITTPSGDFAPGQPKWNKQRNSAMPVGRYQPYSVEVQDFSLPDRTWPDKKITVAPQWCAVDLRDGNQALIDPMSPERKRRMFNLLVKMGYKEIEVGFPSASQTDFDFVREIIENNMIPDDVTIQVLVQAREHLIRRTFEACAGAKNVIVHFYNSTSILQREVVFRKDKEAIKKLATDAAELIKTIAVDYPDTNWRWEYSPESYTGTEVEYAKEVVDAVVEVMDPTPENPIIINLPSTVEMITPNVYADSIEWMDRNLKRRDSIILSLHPHNDRGTGVATAELGYMAGADRIEGCLFGNGERTGNVDLITLGLNMLTQGVDPQIDFSDIDQIRRTVEYCNQLRVPERHPYGGELVFTAFSGSHQDAVNKGLDAMASRLRPGATHTDVAWEELRGEVWEVPYLPIDPKDVGRNYEAVIRVNSQSGKGGVAYIMKTDHGMALPRPMQVEFSGVVQEVTDAEGGEVNSKNMWDIFAREYLDATAPLEQISVRVDAAQTEKDEARVAATVVYNGEEIVIEGHGNGPIAAYANALEKLGIDVEVQEYEQHARTAGDDAEAAAYILADVNGQKVWGVGIAGSITYASLKAVTSAVNRALR, encoded by the coding sequence ATGTCTCCTTCTGACGCATTCATCTCCGCCCCCGCAGACATCACCACCCCGTCCGGCGACTTCGCGCCGGGCCAGCCAAAGTGGAACAAGCAGCGCAACTCCGCCATGCCGGTGGGGCGCTACCAGCCCTACTCCGTCGAGGTGCAGGACTTCAGCCTGCCGGACCGCACCTGGCCGGACAAGAAGATCACCGTCGCCCCGCAGTGGTGCGCGGTCGACCTGCGCGACGGCAACCAGGCCCTGATCGACCCGATGAGCCCAGAGCGCAAGCGCCGCATGTTCAACCTGCTGGTCAAGATGGGCTACAAGGAGATCGAGGTCGGCTTCCCGTCCGCCTCCCAGACCGACTTCGACTTCGTGCGCGAGATCATCGAGAACAACATGATCCCGGACGACGTCACCATCCAGGTCCTGGTCCAGGCCCGCGAGCACCTGATCCGCCGCACCTTCGAGGCCTGCGCTGGCGCCAAGAACGTCATCGTCCACTTCTACAACTCCACCTCCATCCTGCAGCGCGAGGTCGTGTTCCGTAAGGACAAGGAGGCCATCAAGAAGCTGGCCACCGACGCTGCCGAGCTGATCAAGACCATCGCCGTGGACTACCCAGACACCAACTGGCGCTGGGAGTACTCGCCGGAGTCCTACACCGGCACCGAGGTCGAGTACGCCAAGGAGGTTGTGGACGCCGTGGTCGAGGTCATGGACCCGACCCCGGAGAACCCGATCATCATCAACCTGCCGTCCACCGTCGAGATGATCACCCCGAACGTCTACGCCGACTCCATCGAGTGGATGGACCGCAACCTGAAGCGCCGCGACTCCATCATCCTGTCGCTGCACCCGCACAACGACCGCGGCACCGGCGTGGCCACCGCCGAGCTGGGCTACATGGCTGGCGCTGACCGCATCGAGGGCTGCCTGTTCGGCAACGGCGAGCGCACCGGCAACGTCGACCTGATCACCCTGGGCCTGAACATGCTGACCCAGGGCGTGGACCCGCAGATCGACTTCTCCGACATCGACCAGATCCGCCGCACCGTCGAGTACTGCAACCAGCTGCGCGTGCCGGAGCGCCACCCCTACGGCGGCGAGCTGGTGTTCACCGCCTTCTCCGGCTCCCACCAGGACGCCGTCAACAAGGGCCTGGACGCCATGGCCTCTCGCCTGCGCCCGGGTGCGACCCACACCGACGTGGCCTGGGAGGAGCTGCGCGGCGAGGTCTGGGAGGTTCCTTACCTGCCGATCGACCCGAAGGACGTCGGCCGCAACTACGAGGCCGTCATCCGCGTGAACTCCCAGTCCGGCAAGGGCGGCGTCGCCTACATCATGAAGACCGACCACGGCATGGCGCTGCCGCGCCCGATGCAGGTCGAGTTCTCCGGCGTGGTCCAGGAGGTCACCGACGCCGAGGGCGGCGAGGTCAACTCCAAGAACATGTGGGACATCTTCGCCCGCGAGTACCTGGACGCCACCGCCCCGCTGGAGCAGATCTCCGTCCGCGTTGACGCGGCCCAGACCGAGAAGGACGAGGCCCGCGTCGCCGCGACCGTCGTCTACAACGGCGAGGAGATCGTCATCGAGGGCCACGGCAACGGCCCGATCGCGGCCTACGCCAACGCCCTGGAGAAGCTGGGCATCGACGTCGAGGTCCAGGAGTACGAGCAGCACGCCCGCACCGCTGGTGACGACGCCGAGGCAGCCGCCTACATCCTGGCCGACGTCAACGGCCAGAAGGTGTGGGGCGTCGGCATCGCCGGCTCCATCACCTACGCTTCGCTGAAGGCCGTGACCTCCGCGGTCAACCGCGCGCTGCGCTAG
- a CDS encoding aspartate kinase: MALIVQKYGGSSLESAERIRRVAERIVATKKQGHDVVVVCSAMGDTTDELLDLAAQVNPVPPAREMDMLLTAGERISNALVAMAIESFGAQAQSFTGSQAGVLTTERHGNARIVDVTPGRVREALDEGKICLVAGFQGVNRETKDVTTLGRGGSDTTAVALAAALGADVCEIYSDVDGVYTADPRIVPNAQKLEKLSFEEMLELAAVGSKILVLRSVEYARAFGVPLRVRSSYSNDPGTLVAGSMEDIPVEEAVLSGVATDKSEAKITVLGIPDSPGAAATVFRALADAEINIDMVLQNISSLEDGKTDITFTCPRADGPRAMALLNPLKEKFGWEKVLYDDQIGKISLVGAGMKSHPGVTATFCEALRDKGINIELISTSEIRISVLIRESDLDEAARAIHEAFELGGETEATVYAGTGR; the protein is encoded by the coding sequence GTGGCACTGATCGTACAGAAGTATGGAGGTTCTTCGCTGGAGAGCGCAGAACGCATCCGCCGTGTTGCTGAACGGATTGTCGCCACCAAGAAGCAGGGCCACGACGTCGTGGTCGTCTGCTCCGCCATGGGCGACACCACCGACGAGCTGCTCGACCTCGCGGCCCAGGTCAACCCGGTCCCGCCGGCCCGCGAGATGGACATGCTGCTCACCGCCGGCGAGCGCATCTCCAACGCGCTGGTGGCCATGGCCATCGAGTCCTTCGGCGCTCAGGCGCAGTCGTTCACCGGCTCGCAGGCCGGCGTGCTCACCACCGAGCGCCACGGCAACGCCCGCATCGTGGACGTCACCCCGGGCCGCGTGCGCGAGGCCCTCGACGAGGGAAAGATCTGCCTCGTCGCCGGTTTCCAGGGCGTGAACCGCGAGACCAAGGACGTCACCACCCTGGGCCGCGGCGGCTCGGACACCACCGCCGTCGCCCTCGCGGCGGCGCTGGGCGCCGACGTCTGCGAGATCTACTCGGACGTCGACGGCGTCTACACCGCGGATCCCCGCATCGTGCCCAACGCGCAGAAGCTCGAGAAGCTCTCCTTCGAGGAGATGCTCGAGCTTGCGGCCGTGGGCTCCAAGATTCTTGTCTTGCGCAGCGTCGAGTACGCCCGCGCATTCGGCGTGCCCCTGCGCGTCCGTTCGTCTTACAGCAACGACCCCGGCACCCTGGTCGCCGGTTCAATGGAGGATATTCCTGTGGAAGAAGCAGTACTCAGCGGTGTAGCCACCGACAAGTCCGAAGCAAAGATCACCGTCCTCGGCATCCCGGACTCCCCGGGCGCCGCCGCCACCGTGTTCCGTGCGCTTGCCGATGCCGAGATCAACATCGACATGGTGCTGCAGAACATCTCCTCCCTCGAGGACGGCAAGACCGACATCACCTTCACCTGCCCGCGCGCCGACGGCCCCCGCGCCATGGCGCTGCTCAACCCGCTGAAGGAGAAGTTCGGCTGGGAGAAGGTCCTCTACGACGACCAGATCGGCAAGATCTCGCTGGTCGGCGCGGGCATGAAGTCCCACCCGGGCGTCACCGCGACCTTCTGCGAGGCGCTGCGCGACAAGGGCATCAACATCGAGCTGATCTCGACCTCTGAGATCCGCATCTCCGTGCTCATCCGCGAGTCCGACCTCGACGAGGCCGCCCGCGCCATCCACGAGGCCTTCGAGCTCGGCGGCGAGACCGAGGCCACCGTCTACGCTGGCACCGGCCGCTAG
- a CDS encoding ISL3 family transposase, which translates to MHPTGNLVADTICRTAELGLTITDAADAGTLTIINAEPVDVADTCPDCAMPGVKRDHIRRRLVDLPVVGFPTRLNVRVPRFTCTNPTCSRKIFQTSLACADDGAKLTHRVTRWILQRLAIDRMSVAATAKALGIGWELVNTVAVTAARSMVYADPSHLAGVRVLGVDEHVWKHTRRPGEPSSMVTVLVDLTPLTDGAGPARLIDMRPGRSADVLKTWLGERDPDFRAGVQVVTMDGFTGYATAVDHSLPAARKVMDPFHVVHLAAEKLSGCRQRLQRETTGRRGQKDDPLYKHRRALLTRTDFLTDRQRQRLDRLWDTDDDYVALQVTWEFYQDLVSAYGQPDRARGKKLMGRVIGTLRKGLPTGLEELAQLGRTLWRRRHDILAYFDIGASNGPVEAINGRLEHLRGIALGFRNLDHYILRSLIHSGQLQDRINAL; encoded by the coding sequence GTGCACCCTACTGGCAACCTCGTCGCCGACACCATCTGCCGCACCGCAGAACTCGGTCTGACGATCACCGATGCCGCCGACGCCGGCACCCTCACCATCATCAACGCCGAGCCGGTGGACGTAGCCGACACCTGCCCGGACTGCGCGATGCCTGGGGTGAAGCGGGACCACATCCGACGTCGACTCGTCGACCTACCGGTCGTGGGGTTCCCCACCCGCCTGAACGTCCGGGTACCCCGCTTCACATGCACCAACCCCACCTGCAGCAGGAAGATCTTCCAGACCTCACTGGCCTGCGCTGACGACGGGGCGAAACTCACCCACCGGGTGACCCGCTGGATCCTCCAACGCCTCGCCATCGACCGTATGAGCGTGGCCGCCACGGCGAAGGCTCTCGGAATCGGCTGGGAGTTGGTCAATACCGTCGCCGTCACCGCGGCCCGGAGCATGGTCTACGCTGACCCCTCCCACCTGGCTGGGGTCCGGGTCCTCGGCGTCGATGAGCACGTCTGGAAACACACCCGCCGACCCGGCGAGCCGTCTTCGATGGTCACCGTGCTGGTGGACCTGACCCCGCTGACCGACGGGGCAGGCCCGGCACGTCTGATCGACATGCGCCCGGGGCGGTCCGCAGACGTCCTGAAGACCTGGCTGGGTGAGCGGGACCCGGACTTCCGGGCCGGGGTGCAGGTCGTGACGATGGACGGGTTCACCGGCTACGCCACCGCCGTCGACCACTCTCTCCCTGCGGCGCGCAAAGTCATGGACCCGTTCCACGTCGTCCACCTAGCTGCAGAGAAGCTCAGCGGGTGTCGGCAACGCCTGCAGCGAGAAACCACCGGACGTCGGGGGCAGAAAGACGATCCGCTGTACAAGCACCGCCGGGCGCTGCTGACCAGGACCGATTTCCTCACCGACCGGCAGCGCCAGCGCCTGGATCGGCTGTGGGACACCGACGATGACTACGTCGCGTTGCAGGTGACCTGGGAGTTCTACCAGGACCTGGTCAGTGCCTATGGTCAGCCGGACAGAGCGCGGGGCAAGAAGTTGATGGGCAGGGTGATCGGCACCCTGCGCAAGGGCCTACCGACGGGGCTGGAGGAGCTGGCGCAACTCGGCCGGACCCTGTGGCGCCGACGGCACGACATCCTGGCGTACTTCGATATCGGCGCATCCAACGGTCCGGTCGAGGCCATCAACGGCAGGCTGGAGCATCTACGCGGCATCGCCCTAGGGTTCAGGAACCTCGACCACTACATCTTGCGGTCGCTGATCCACTCCGGCCAGCTGCAGGACCGGATCAACGCACTCTAA
- a CDS encoding DMT family transporter, producing the protein MHSNLLAAFFALASALTIAWGTVVRHRIAEQAPADGSVHGSPIIAAASRPMWWAGTATALLGYALQVVALAFGTLLVVQPILVLSLMFTLPLSARYDGRRMATDELGWATALTVAVGVLVIMGDPLPGNPQPPMNRWLPALAVGVVTLGVLHLLSRRSDPNRRALLLGTITGGIYGYVAVLSKATVDVITHEGLLALATTWQGYSLAAGAILGTIVQQYAFNAGRLRNSLPAMTIIEPIFAFVLGYTVLGEKFQVSGWNWAIMALSLVVMILSTIALSSRRVG; encoded by the coding sequence GTGCACTCCAACCTTTTGGCAGCTTTTTTCGCCCTTGCCTCCGCGCTCACCATCGCCTGGGGCACCGTTGTGAGGCACCGCATCGCGGAGCAGGCCCCCGCCGACGGCTCCGTCCACGGCTCCCCGATCATCGCCGCAGCCTCGCGCCCCATGTGGTGGGCCGGCACCGCCACCGCCCTGCTCGGTTACGCGCTCCAAGTGGTGGCGCTAGCCTTTGGCACGTTGCTTGTGGTCCAGCCCATCCTGGTGTTGTCGCTGATGTTCACGCTCCCGCTTTCCGCGCGTTACGACGGCCGAAGGATGGCGACCGACGAGCTCGGCTGGGCCACAGCCCTGACCGTGGCCGTGGGCGTGCTCGTCATCATGGGCGATCCGCTGCCCGGTAACCCCCAGCCTCCGATGAACCGGTGGCTTCCGGCGCTGGCCGTAGGCGTCGTCACGCTTGGCGTGCTACACCTCCTCTCGCGCCGCAGCGACCCCAACCGGCGCGCCCTACTACTGGGCACCATCACCGGCGGCATCTACGGCTACGTGGCCGTGCTGTCGAAGGCGACCGTCGACGTGATCACGCACGAGGGGCTCCTGGCCTTGGCGACCACCTGGCAGGGCTACTCGCTGGCCGCGGGAGCGATCCTGGGCACGATCGTGCAGCAGTACGCCTTCAACGCGGGACGGCTGCGCAACTCCCTGCCCGCGATGACCATCATCGAGCCGATCTTCGCCTTCGTGCTAGGCTACACGGTCCTCGGCGAGAAGTTCCAGGTCAGCGGGTGGAACTGGGCGATCATGGCGCTGTCGCTGGTGGTGATGATTCTCTCCACCATTGCGCTGTCCAGCCGCCGCGTCGGCTAA